A genomic segment from Nicotiana tabacum cultivar K326 chromosome 7, ASM71507v2, whole genome shotgun sequence encodes:
- the LOC107813393 gene encoding cryptochrome-1, whose product MESNSKTIVWFRRDLRIEDNPALAAAARNGSVFPVFIWSPKEEGQFYPGRVSRWWLKQSLIHLEQSLKSLGAELVLIKAQSTLSALLDCIEAVGATKVVYNHLYDPVSLVRDHNIKQKLGELGISVQSYNGDLLNEPWEVYDDDGKVFTTFDAYWEKSLRLQKEPVSHLPPWKLIPAAGSVKMCSVEELGLENESEKSSNALLGKGWAPGWSNADKALTEFVENQLLAYSKDRLRVGGNSTSLLSPYLHFGEVSVRKVFNSVRLKQILWTKEGNSVGDESASLYLRAIGLREYSRYICFNFPFTHERSLLNNLKFFPWNADQARFKAWRQGRTGYPLVDAGMRELWATGWIHNKIRVIVASFFVKFLLLPWQWGMKYFWDTLLDADLESDIIGWQYISGSLPDGHELERLDNPEVQGFNYDPEGEYVRHWLPELARMPAEWIHHPWDAPLTVLKAAGVELGMNYPNPIIDVDVARDRLMQAIFIMREKEAAANAADANGTNEVVFDNSENVGDSVNPKVVKGKVPCPSSSSYDQRVPSMQKGSTNKKRPNPVEEEKKFKDNWLSCKIKIEGKISKADDDLCSTAESSSMKKQMTTSRNSFSVPQAISMSYDIKSFDGEASSHVKLQNEEEIDMEINSCKNGAIAE is encoded by the exons ATGGAGAGCAATTCTAAGACAATTGTGTGGTTTAGGAGGGATTTGAGAATTGAGGATAATCCAGCTTTAGCAGCAGCTGCTAGGAATGGGAGTGTATTTCCAGTGTTTATATGGAGTCCTAAAGAAGAAGGGCAATTTTATCCAGGTAGAGTTTCAAGATGGTGGCTGAAGCAATCTCTTATTCACTTGGAACAGTCTTTGAAATCTCTTGGTGCTGAACTTGTGCTGATCAAAGCTCAGAGTACACTTTCTGCTCTCTTGGACTGCATCGAAGCTGTTGGGGCGACAAAAGTTGTGTATAATCATCTATATG ATCCTGTTTCACTTGTTCGTGATCACAATATCAAGCAAAAGCTGGGGGAACTTGGCATATCTGTTCAGAGCTACAATGGGGACTTACTGAATGAACCATGGGAAGTCTACGACGATGATGGAAAAGTTTTTACTACTTTTGATGCATACTGGGAGAAGTCTTTGCGTCTCCAAAAAGAACCCGTTTCTCACCTTCCGCCTTGGAAATTAATTCCAGCTGCAG GATCAGTTAAAATGTGTTCGGTTGAGGAATTGGGACTGGAAAATGAGTCGGAAAAATCTAGTAACGCATTACTGGGGAAAGGATGGGCACCAGGTTGGAGCAATGCAGACAAGGCCTTAACAGAGTTTGTAGAGAACCAACTACTTGCTTACTCAAAGGATAGGCTGAGAGTCGGGGGAAACTCGACATCCCTTTTGTCTCCTTATCTTCACTTTGGAGAAGTAAGTGTGAGGAAGGTTTTCAACAGTGTGCGTTTGAAGCAGATACTATGGACCAAAGAGGGGAACTCTGTTGGAGACGAGAGTGCTAGTCTTTACCTTAGAGCTATTGGGCTTCGAGAGTATTCCCGCTATATCTGTTTTAATTTCCCATTTACTCATGAAAGATCATTATTGAACAACCTGAAGTTTTTCCCTTGGAATGCTGATCAGGCCCGTTTTAAGGCATGGCGACAGGGCCGGACTGGTTACCCATTAGTAGATGCAGGAATGAGAGAGCTTTGGGCAACTGGATGGATTCATAATAAAATACGAGTTATTGTGGCAAGTTTCTTTGTGAAGTTTTTACTTCTGCCATGGCAATGGGGGATGAAGTACTTTTGGGATACACTTTTGGACGCGGATTTAGAAAGCGATATTATTGGCTGGCAATATATCTCTGGTAGCTTGCCAGATGGTCATGAACTTGAGCGCCTAGATAACCCAGAG GTTCAAGGATTCAACTACGATCCGGAGGGTGAATACGTGAGGCATTGGCTGCCCGAGCTAGCAAGAATGCCAGCTGAATGGATCCATCATCCTTGGGATGCACCTCTTACCGTGCTCAAGGCTGCGGGGGTGGAACTCGGAATGAATTATCCAAACCCTATAATTGATGTAGATGTTGCGAGGGATCGTCTGATGCAAGCTATATTTATCATGCGAGAAAAAGAAGCAGCTGCAAATGCCGCAGATGCAAATGGAACCAACGAAGTTGTTTTTGATAACTCTGAAAATGTTGGAGATTCGGTCAATCCAAAGGTTGTAAAGGGAAAGGTGCCTTGCCCGAGCAGTTCATCTTATGATCAGAGGGTGCCATCAATGCAAAAGGGGAGCACAAATAAGAAGAGACCAAACCCGgtcgaagaagaaaagaagttcaAAGATAATTGGCTTAGTTGCAAGATCAAGATTGAAGGGAAGATCTCAAAGGCGGATGATGACTTGTGCTCGACTGCAGAATCCTCTTCTATGAAAAAGCAAATGACAACCAGCAGAAATTCATTTTCAGTACCTCAAGCAATTTCCATGTCTTACGACATAAAATCCTTTGATGGTGAAGCATCATCACACGTGAAGCTGCAAAATGAAGAAGAGATTGACATGGAAATCAATTCATGCAAAAATG GAGCTATTGCAGAATGA